Proteins found in one Mucilaginibacter gracilis genomic segment:
- a CDS encoding S41 family peptidase, giving the protein MAACQFTSAQISTKDKLYTALTAIQKNYVDSLSDQALIDAAIKGMFTSLDPHSKYFSAKEAQEMKTMMSGSFVGIGIQYISQNDSVFITQIIPGGPAEKGGIMPGDRILKIDSEVVTGARFSNMDILKKIRGVNNSPIRLELYRQASKRKITVNLIRGAVADHSVRAAYMLNSDIGYISIGIFAQTTQPEIEDALKSLKKQGMRSLILDLQGNGGGYVEAALGVADEFLKKDQMVYYTVDRDKGRDYYYASASGTSWGGKLVVLVDQNTASASELLAGALQDWDRAVIVGRRTFGKGLTQRPVPLPDGSVLELTGGRLFTPAGRTVQKPYKGVNYNADITNRYMSGELFSDKPITLPDSLKTHTLVSKRVIYNHSGILPDKLVPLDTLQDATWLKAVAATGAVNQTAWQLVDEHRDELKAAYPDFDAFNSGYKVAQRKINEIARVAEKQGIQLPVHNKDRIFDLLALEIKAEIAAQLFSGHEYYLRVISKENTSIREAINILNNGRQYSTYLDGAKAL; this is encoded by the coding sequence ATGGCAGCGTGCCAATTTACCTCGGCCCAAATAAGCACCAAGGATAAGTTGTACACAGCCCTTACCGCTATTCAAAAAAATTACGTCGATTCGCTGAGTGATCAGGCCCTTATTGATGCCGCCATCAAAGGGATGTTTACCTCGCTCGACCCGCACTCCAAATATTTTAGCGCCAAAGAGGCGCAGGAGATGAAAACCATGATGAGCGGCTCTTTTGTAGGCATCGGCATACAATATATTAGTCAGAACGACAGTGTTTTTATTACCCAGATCATCCCTGGCGGCCCTGCCGAAAAAGGCGGGATAATGCCGGGCGACCGCATCTTAAAAATTGATAGCGAGGTAGTAACCGGGGCCAGGTTTAGCAACATGGATATTTTGAAAAAAATACGGGGCGTCAATAATTCGCCAATCAGGCTGGAGCTTTATCGCCAGGCATCAAAAAGGAAAATTACAGTTAATTTAATTCGGGGTGCTGTGGCAGACCATTCGGTGAGGGCAGCCTATATGCTGAACAGCGATATTGGCTACATTTCGATAGGGATATTTGCCCAAACAACGCAACCCGAAATTGAAGATGCCTTAAAAAGCCTTAAAAAACAGGGGATGAGATCGCTCATATTAGACCTACAAGGCAATGGCGGCGGATATGTTGAAGCCGCTTTAGGCGTAGCCGACGAGTTTCTGAAGAAAGATCAGATGGTGTACTACACCGTAGACCGTGATAAAGGCCGCGACTATTACTATGCATCGGCATCGGGCACGTCATGGGGTGGCAAACTGGTGGTGCTGGTTGACCAAAATACGGCATCGGCCAGCGAATTGCTAGCCGGCGCCTTACAAGACTGGGACCGCGCGGTAATTGTTGGGCGCAGAACGTTTGGGAAAGGATTAACACAACGGCCAGTACCGCTTCCGGATGGCTCGGTGCTGGAGCTAACCGGTGGAAGGTTGTTTACACCAGCCGGAAGAACGGTGCAAAAACCCTATAAAGGCGTTAATTACAACGCGGATATTACTAACCGTTATATGAGCGGCGAATTATTCTCCGATAAACCAATTACCCTGCCCGATTCGTTAAAAACTCATACCCTGGTTAGTAAACGGGTGATATATAACCACAGCGGCATTTTGCCCGATAAGTTAGTACCCCTGGATACCTTGCAGGATGCTACCTGGCTTAAAGCAGTAGCAGCAACCGGAGCGGTTAACCAAACTGCATGGCAGCTTGTAGATGAGCACCGTGATGAGCTAAAAGCTGCCTATCCGGATTTTGATGCTTTTAATAGCGGCTACAAAGTAGCTCAACGCAAGATAAACGAGATTGCCAGGGTGGCAGAAAAACAAGGCATCCAATTGCCTGTACATAATAAAGATCGCATTTTTGACCTCCTTGCCCTGGAAATTAAGGCCGAAATAGCAGCGCAGTTATTTTCTGGGCACGAGTATTATCTCCGCGTAATCAGCAAAGAAAATACAAGCATCCGCGAAGCGATAAACATTTTAAACAACGGCCGCCAATACTCTACCTATCTTGATGGCGCAAAGGCTCTGTAA
- a CDS encoding RagB/SusD family nutrient uptake outer membrane protein, translated as MKKTIFTLAVLILMSSCRKYVEITQPGIRTLTYTTDYRYLLDNANVFEGSYGYPIISGDDTEYSDVNQQNNINSIWGAVYTWADTYISETVSDTDWDKLYNIIYNCNTVIDGVLTSKNGSDALKQQLYAEALVHRANCYLILVNIYGKQYNATTAATDLGVPLLTTPNLYASLKRASVNTVYAQILTDLVTSVSRLPKLPDANIRPSKAASYALLSKTYLNMRDFTRAGLYADSTLSIQSTLLDLKAYSASSGSAIPKRIADPEVILSKIVNGYYTGIPISADALNLLGTSDLRYVFFTNAGNSGGFNPKFTGRGYWRYQLSGENIIQTGPSVPEVMLTKAECLARQGDATGAMLIVNSLRKKRFLDADYVDLPTTDAATALSTVIDERKREFVGRGYRWFDQKRMNYDAAFALTKTRVLKGVTYTLAPNSNRYLYPIGQKYILLNPELEQNPR; from the coding sequence ATGAAAAAAACTATATTCACACTTGCGGTGCTCATCCTCATGAGCAGCTGCCGCAAATATGTCGAGATCACTCAACCTGGTATACGTACCCTTACTTATACCACCGATTACCGCTATCTTTTAGATAATGCCAACGTTTTTGAGGGCAGCTATGGTTACCCTATCATATCTGGCGACGATACGGAATACTCGGATGTTAACCAGCAGAACAACATCAACTCCATATGGGGTGCCGTTTACACCTGGGCGGATACTTACATATCCGAAACAGTGAGCGATACCGACTGGGATAAATTATATAACATTATTTATAACTGTAATACGGTTATTGATGGTGTATTAACCTCGAAGAATGGAAGTGACGCCTTAAAACAGCAGCTGTACGCCGAAGCGCTGGTACACCGCGCCAACTGTTATTTAATATTGGTTAACATTTACGGCAAACAATACAATGCCACTACGGCAGCTACCGATTTGGGTGTGCCATTATTAACAACGCCAAACCTGTATGCCAGTTTAAAAAGGGCCAGTGTAAACACGGTTTACGCGCAGATATTGACTGACCTTGTAACCTCAGTAAGCAGGCTCCCAAAGCTTCCTGATGCCAATATCAGGCCGTCAAAGGCGGCAAGCTACGCGCTCCTGTCAAAAACATACCTTAACATGCGCGATTTTACACGCGCCGGCCTATATGCCGATAGTACCCTGAGCATACAAAGCACCTTGCTTGATCTTAAGGCTTACAGTGCGTCTTCGGGTAGTGCTATCCCTAAAAGGATTGCCGATCCGGAGGTGATACTATCTAAAATTGTAAATGGTTACTACACCGGTATCCCCATTAGTGCCGACGCTTTAAACTTGCTTGGAACCAGCGATTTGAGATATGTTTTTTTCACTAATGCCGGCAATAGCGGTGGCTTTAATCCCAAATTTACAGGCCGTGGTTACTGGAGATATCAACTTAGCGGCGAGAATATTATCCAAACTGGCCCATCGGTACCCGAAGTGATGCTCACCAAAGCCGAGTGCCTGGCCCGCCAGGGCGATGCAACCGGTGCTATGCTGATAGTAAATAGTTTGCGTAAAAAACGGTTTTTAGACGCCGATTATGTCGACTTGCCTACCACCGATGCAGCAACGGCCCTTAGTACCGTAATAGATGAACGCAAACGCGAGTTTGTAGGCAGAGGATACCGCTGGTTTGATCAGAAACGCATGAATTATGATGCCGCCTTCGCGTTAACTAAAACCCGGGTATTGAAAGGCGTTACTTATACTCTGGCGCCAAACAGCAACCGCTATTTGTACCCTATCGGCCAGAAATATATCCTGCTCAACCCCGAACTTGAACAAAACCCACGGTAA
- a CDS encoding TlpA family protein disulfide reductase: MFKKTFIVLAILASSAQAQTVPGKVILKPEKPIQGKPLQVAYTPGKENIDPTKIKRVFVYQFANFQWRVDTLPLQAQAGNHFTAKINLDSRSAFVALKFDLATSLDTNANEYAWPVTDKKGLKLPGGALAQALFRMPASLGGPAGYFNKFPNKPSADTLQTLLKEEQEIKGSSPSRYAHAYIALQRLINGPRFKQVAPALLEKLWTGGGLSGQDTTELYQIYGFELKDETRAAELRKQIILRAPQGDLARLEAYKQAMKIGNNQQIIANSEKFLADFPVSGQKNNAPRQNYIYYSVYRNLAAAYFQEGKYDDIIKKRKSWDFKTENEIYRWNIDRGLMLKTVSIAAVKPLADSLAEDLLTKINDHSYREDFDSPADAAANAIKQMDDRIRTQINIHYSLDDNQIALDYFKKLSPGAQFANAETNEIHVQLLDRLGQSQAVKGILEQSVRSNAVTPKMFTRIKDIYTAEHNGVAGYEQYLASLKSADEINGLKAEVKAHLLNQDVMPFALEDLNGNLVRSSDWEGKIVVIDFWATWCKPCIAAFPGMQMLVDKYAKDPRVDFYFVSTQQFGDYKQKVKDFIKREGWRFNVLFDGVNKETGAQDEVFSPLAKFFKSSGIPRKIILKDGIMRYTNEGYSGSPSQLADELSYAIELLKSEK, translated from the coding sequence ATGTTTAAAAAAACTTTTATAGTGCTGGCCATCCTGGCATCGTCAGCCCAAGCTCAAACGGTGCCGGGAAAGGTTATTCTGAAACCCGAAAAACCTATCCAGGGAAAGCCCTTACAAGTGGCTTATACGCCGGGTAAAGAGAACATCGACCCCACAAAAATAAAAAGGGTTTTTGTTTACCAGTTTGCAAACTTTCAATGGCGTGTAGATACACTACCACTGCAAGCCCAAGCCGGAAACCATTTTACGGCAAAAATTAACCTGGATAGCAGGTCGGCGTTTGTGGCGTTAAAGTTTGACCTCGCAACAAGCCTTGATACCAATGCCAATGAATATGCCTGGCCGGTAACTGATAAAAAGGGTTTAAAATTACCGGGCGGAGCATTGGCGCAAGCCTTGTTCCGCATGCCGGCCAGCCTCGGGGGGCCGGCCGGTTATTTCAACAAGTTCCCCAACAAGCCATCGGCAGATACGCTACAAACGCTTTTAAAAGAAGAGCAAGAAATTAAAGGCAGTTCTCCATCACGGTACGCCCACGCTTATATCGCTTTGCAAAGGCTAATTAACGGGCCACGGTTTAAACAGGTAGCACCGGCCTTGCTCGAGAAGTTATGGACAGGAGGCGGCCTTTCGGGCCAGGACACAACGGAGCTTTACCAGATTTACGGGTTTGAACTTAAAGATGAAACCCGTGCGGCGGAGTTGAGGAAACAGATTATTCTGCGCGCGCCGCAAGGCGATCTTGCCAGGTTGGAAGCCTACAAGCAAGCCATGAAAATAGGAAATAACCAGCAAATCATCGCGAACAGCGAAAAGTTTTTGGCCGATTTTCCGGTAAGCGGGCAAAAGAACAATGCCCCCCGCCAGAATTATATTTATTATAGTGTGTACCGTAACCTTGCGGCGGCTTATTTTCAGGAAGGTAAATACGATGACATCATTAAGAAGAGGAAATCCTGGGATTTTAAAACCGAAAATGAAATTTACCGATGGAATATTGACCGCGGGCTGATGCTGAAAACAGTATCGATAGCTGCAGTTAAACCTTTGGCGGATAGCCTGGCTGAGGATTTACTAACTAAAATTAACGACCATTCGTACCGGGAGGATTTTGATTCCCCTGCCGACGCGGCCGCCAATGCCATTAAACAAATGGACGACCGTATCCGTACCCAGATTAACATTCATTACAGCCTTGATGACAATCAAATTGCCCTGGATTACTTTAAAAAGCTATCCCCAGGCGCCCAATTTGCCAATGCCGAAACTAACGAAATACACGTGCAATTGCTTGACCGCTTGGGGCAAAGCCAGGCCGTTAAGGGTATATTAGAACAAAGTGTGCGGAGTAACGCAGTTACCCCTAAAATGTTTACCCGCATTAAGGATATTTATACCGCCGAGCATAATGGCGTAGCCGGTTATGAGCAGTATCTGGCGTCATTAAAGTCGGCAGATGAAATAAACGGTTTGAAAGCCGAGGTAAAAGCGCACCTCCTCAATCAGGATGTTATGCCTTTTGCATTGGAAGACTTGAACGGCAACCTGGTACGCTCCAGCGATTGGGAGGGTAAAATTGTGGTTATTGATTTTTGGGCAACCTGGTGCAAGCCCTGTATAGCCGCCTTCCCCGGTATGCAGATGCTGGTTGACAAATACGCCAAAGACCCCCGGGTTGATTTTTATTTTGTATCAACCCAGCAGTTTGGAGATTATAAGCAAAAGGTGAAAGACTTTATTAAACGCGAAGGCTGGCGCTTTAATGTGCTGTTTGATGGTGTTAATAAAGAAACCGGCGCGCAGGATGAAGTTTTTTCGCCGCTGGCCAAATTTTTCAAATCATCCGGTATTCCGCGTAAAATCATCCTCAAGGATGGTATCATGAGGTACACCAACGAAGGTTATTCGGGAAGCCCGAGCCAACTGGCCGACGAATTATCTTATGCCATTGAACTTTTAAAATCAGAAAAATAG
- the bglX gene encoding beta-glucosidase BglX, which yields MYSRYLIICCFIVIITSQVKAQSQDAAILRKVDVLLNKMTLDEKVGQLNQYSGKVMTGPANPKKNDLETEIKNGWVGSVLNVKGARGTREVQDMAMQSRLKIPLLFSLDVIHGYKTTFPIPLAEAASWDLDAIELSAHLAAREAAASGIHWTFAPMVDIARDPRWGRIMEGAGEDPYLGSRIAEARVIGFQGRHLGGTDAVMATAKHFAAYGAATAGRDYTAVEMSDHELWQTYLPPFKAAANVGVATFMNSFNTFNGIPATANSYLLRNILKNKWNYKGFVVSDWNSIGEMLIWGYARDKQDAAFKAITAGSDMDMEGSIYRKNLVTLVKEGKVNIALIDDAVKRILYKKYELGLFDDPYKFCDEAREQQVLNDPQNRVAARAVAEKSIVLLKNENQVLPLTAKVKTIALIGPLVKAKRDQAGAWNVNQDTTEIVSMYDGVLSAVAKNQQLVYAKGGTVQRSSEQDIAEAVSIAAKSDVVIMALGETFDMSGESKSRANIELPGDQQKLFDAIEQTGKPIIVIIMGGRPLIFNKIADKAQAILYTWWLGSEAGNAIADVLFGKYNPAGKLPVSFPRSMGQIPLFYSQTNTGRPYNNEANKLYLSSYIDEQNTPRYEFGYGLSYTTFSYSDLKIDKPVLSTGDSLRVTFKITNTGKYAGEEVAQLYLRDEVASVVQPVKLLKDFSKVMLKPGESKTLVFIVNKEKLSFYNKYMAWVTEPGNFKLMIGSSSDDIRLKGSFELTDGK from the coding sequence ATGTATAGTCGTTATTTGATTATCTGCTGTTTTATTGTAATTATCACTTCGCAGGTTAAAGCACAAAGCCAGGATGCAGCAATTTTGCGGAAGGTAGATGTGCTGTTAAATAAAATGACCCTGGACGAAAAGGTTGGCCAGCTTAACCAATACTCGGGCAAGGTGATGACAGGGCCCGCCAATCCCAAAAAGAATGATTTGGAAACCGAGATCAAAAATGGCTGGGTTGGTTCTGTATTAAATGTAAAAGGCGCCAGGGGTACACGGGAGGTGCAGGATATGGCCATGCAGTCGCGGTTAAAAATCCCGCTGCTTTTTTCGCTGGATGTTATCCATGGCTATAAAACCACTTTCCCTATTCCGTTGGCTGAGGCGGCTTCGTGGGATCTGGACGCTATTGAGTTATCGGCCCACCTGGCCGCGCGTGAGGCCGCCGCTTCAGGCATTCACTGGACGTTTGCACCCATGGTTGATATTGCCCGCGACCCGCGATGGGGACGCATAATGGAAGGTGCCGGAGAAGACCCTTATTTGGGCAGCCGTATTGCAGAAGCCCGGGTAATAGGTTTTCAAGGTAGACACCTGGGAGGCACCGATGCCGTAATGGCTACCGCTAAGCACTTTGCAGCTTACGGAGCGGCAACTGCCGGTCGTGATTATACGGCTGTAGAAATGAGCGATCATGAACTTTGGCAAACATACCTGCCACCGTTTAAAGCCGCTGCCAACGTAGGTGTTGCAACTTTCATGAATTCGTTTAATACCTTTAACGGCATCCCGGCTACCGCTAACAGCTATTTATTGCGTAACATTTTAAAAAACAAATGGAACTACAAGGGCTTTGTGGTAAGCGATTGGAACTCGATTGGCGAGATGCTGATTTGGGGTTACGCGCGTGATAAGCAGGACGCTGCCTTTAAGGCCATTACCGCAGGGAGCGATATGGATATGGAGGGCTCAATATACCGTAAAAACCTGGTAACACTGGTTAAAGAAGGTAAAGTGAATATAGCACTAATTGACGACGCGGTTAAACGCATCTTATATAAAAAATACGAACTTGGTTTGTTTGACGATCCCTACAAATTTTGCGACGAGGCGCGTGAGCAACAGGTTTTGAACGATCCTCAAAACCGTGTAGCGGCGAGGGCCGTAGCCGAAAAATCAATAGTGCTGTTGAAAAACGAAAACCAGGTGCTGCCCCTAACAGCCAAGGTAAAAACCATTGCGCTGATAGGCCCGCTGGTAAAGGCCAAACGCGACCAGGCAGGTGCATGGAATGTTAACCAGGACACTACCGAAATTGTGAGTATGTATGATGGGGTACTTTCGGCAGTTGCTAAAAATCAGCAGTTAGTATACGCTAAGGGGGGCACCGTTCAGCGCAGCAGCGAACAGGATATTGCCGAAGCGGTATCGATTGCAGCCAAATCAGACGTGGTGATTATGGCTTTGGGCGAAACCTTTGATATGAGTGGCGAATCAAAATCACGCGCAAATATTGAACTGCCCGGTGATCAGCAAAAGCTTTTTGATGCCATAGAACAAACCGGAAAGCCCATTATTGTAATCATAATGGGTGGCCGGCCATTAATATTTAACAAAATAGCCGATAAGGCGCAAGCCATTTTATATACCTGGTGGCTGGGCAGCGAAGCCGGAAATGCTATTGCTGATGTTCTGTTTGGTAAGTATAATCCTGCGGGCAAATTACCGGTTAGCTTTCCGCGGTCAATGGGCCAAATACCGCTATTTTATAGCCAAACCAACACCGGCAGGCCATATAACAACGAAGCCAACAAGTTATACCTATCATCGTATATTGATGAGCAAAATACACCCCGTTACGAATTTGGATATGGTTTAAGTTATACCACATTTAGTTACTCCGACTTAAAAATTGATAAACCTGTTTTAAGCACCGGTGATTCCCTTAGGGTTACATTTAAAATTACCAATACGGGGAAATATGCGGGTGAAGAAGTGGCGCAACTATACCTGCGCGACGAGGTAGCTTCGGTAGTGCAACCGGTTAAATTATTGAAAGATTTTAGCAAGGTAATGTTAAAACCGGGCGAAAGTAAAACGCTTGTGTTTATTGTGAATAAAGAGAAGCTATCTTTTTACAACAAATATATGGCCTGGGTTACAGAGCCGGGTAACTTTAAACTGATGATTGGCTCTTCGTCTGATGACATACGGTTAAAAGGCAGCTTTGAATTAACGGATGGGAAATAA
- a CDS encoding redoxin domain-containing protein produces the protein MKNLTFFLMTMLGLPLWCAAQQGYVITGKIGTLDKPAKAFLSYHINGVRHLDSTVLNKGFFEFKGIVPSTREAHIRIIHDGMPDNPIYKPVYDVYGFYIENKNLRIETADSINKAKIYGSAVNDDNAAMGALLKPIYDQFTALNDEYRSKNAQQKADTAYINSLERRAAKITAETIAAKRKYALEHPDSYMAIVALNSTMGETFDAQATEKVFNKLSPEIRGSELGQASLKRILEVVRTEEGVIAPDFTQDDVNGKPVKLSDFRGHYVLVDFWASWCGPCRRENPNLIKAYADFKDKGFRILGVSLDKPADKEKWLKAIKDDGLTWTQVSDLKAWDNQVAKLYSVTAIPMNFLIDPKGKIVAKYLRGEALNAKLKEIYK, from the coding sequence ATGAAAAATTTAACGTTCTTTTTAATGACCATGTTAGGCTTACCTTTATGGTGCGCCGCCCAGCAAGGATACGTCATTACCGGTAAAATAGGCACGCTGGATAAACCCGCAAAAGCGTTTTTGAGCTACCATATCAATGGCGTGCGCCATCTTGATTCAACGGTGCTTAACAAAGGTTTTTTTGAGTTTAAGGGTATTGTACCATCAACCAGGGAGGCTCATATCCGCATTATACACGATGGTATGCCCGATAACCCCATTTACAAACCCGTATATGATGTTTACGGCTTTTACATTGAGAACAAAAACCTCAGGATAGAAACTGCCGACTCTATCAACAAAGCTAAAATTTACGGATCGGCCGTGAACGACGATAACGCTGCGATGGGTGCCCTGCTGAAGCCTATTTACGACCAGTTTACGGCTTTAAACGATGAATACAGATCTAAAAACGCACAGCAAAAAGCAGATACCGCCTACATTAACTCGTTAGAGCGGCGCGCTGCCAAAATTACCGCCGAAACTATAGCCGCTAAAAGAAAATACGCGCTGGAGCATCCGGATTCTTACATGGCTATTGTAGCGTTAAATTCAACAATGGGAGAAACCTTTGACGCGCAAGCCACCGAAAAAGTGTTTAACAAATTATCGCCTGAGATACGCGGCTCCGAACTCGGCCAGGCATCTTTAAAGCGTATCCTGGAAGTTGTTCGCACCGAGGAAGGCGTAATAGCACCCGACTTTACGCAGGACGATGTAAACGGTAAGCCTGTAAAGCTTTCAGACTTCCGCGGACATTACGTACTTGTTGATTTTTGGGCTTCGTGGTGCGGCCCATGCCGCCGCGAAAATCCGAACCTCATTAAGGCCTACGCCGATTTTAAGGATAAAGGATTCCGGATTTTGGGTGTATCGTTAGACAAGCCGGCCGACAAAGAAAAATGGCTGAAAGCAATAAAAGACGACGGGTTGACCTGGACACAAGTATCCGACCTTAAAGCCTGGGATAACCAGGTAGCTAAACTTTACAGTGTAACGGCTATACCGATGAACTTTTTAATTGACCCTAAAGGTAAAATTGTTGCAAAATATTTGCGCGGAGAAGCCTTAAATGCAAAACTGAAAGAAATTTACAAATAG